Proteins from a genomic interval of Methanofollis formosanus:
- a CDS encoding antitoxin VapB family protein, whose product MTGATMEHFIPGKVAGTRTVRVRDREYERLRALGTVRESFSDVIERLLDFYEAYNGGVHSNDPEGFEGADLPENPVYRRVALDHFTGTLALGEDVSFTIGFDPLASPLGRRGKGLVAFYKDGRRFCLFRVGKEHLWLYFPTDRRDTELEGWELVQNVFLDNFLEDGGMHLIRRQYQTM is encoded by the coding sequence ATGACTGGAGCAACGATGGAGCACTTCATCCCGGGGAAGGTGGCCGGGACGCGGACGGTCAGGGTGCGCGACCGTGAGTATGAACGGTTGCGTGCCCTGGGCACCGTGCGCGAGTCGTTCAGTGACGTCATCGAGCGTCTGCTCGATTTCTATGAGGCCTACAACGGCGGCGTCCACTCGAACGACCCGGAGGGGTTTGAGGGAGCAGACCTCCCCGAGAACCCGGTCTATCGTCGGGTCGCCCTTGACCACTTTACCGGAACCCTGGCCCTGGGTGAGGATGTTTCTTTCACCATCGGCTTCGACCCGCTCGCAAGTCCGCTCGGACGGCGCGGGAAAGGTCTGGTAGCCTTTTACAAAGATGGCAGGAGATTTTGTCTGTTCAGGGTTGGAAAGGAGCATCTCTGGCTCTATTTCCCGACTGATCGGAGGGACACCGAACTTGAAGGTTGGGAACTTGTCCAGAACGTGTTCCTTGACAACTTTCTGGAAGACGGGGGGATGCACCTTATCAGGCGTCAGTACCAGACGATGTGA
- a CDS encoding DUF3344 domain-containing protein has product MYYARHHQIVLCILLSLILIGPSSALYDFEGVPFDVTAQGEVQGDVRTFGTYGLAIPPVECSFSLNHTPRYARAYCGVWGGNERYTGWVEMTVNDHPPVRVSLGGVDDAGDAALISGHGVAWEGWDLTGLLRPGENTVTVTTSRGETGNRLDGRVYALQVVAVEEDPARPLTRYWIAEGNENLHGEGWAGDLQTRKDETSISFGGVKEQVAGARLTLLLLATQKGQPDYATFNGHDLGSVAGGEYLPGARDIGDERSFNADGGEGTRSRYVDAETFDVTDLAGETNTLTIARGRDLDGDGSISSTGATPEGEDYLHPVLAVLAVQPAATSPAPDLSLGDLAVSGAYTGRTADLQAVLRNAGSLPGAPVTVRWTVDGAVIAEETVVPAARGVQTVHATWDAVEGRHEIAAVVSAAGDRGTGDNGVARSVTVGALPDLAVDIDEPYRADGAGPAPTSSPLPFPLAAWALGVAALAAGRKSRGTCLLVLLLVAAVTVVPAGAAGAYEQYEVPVEVKNLGGSDAAPFQVTVYLDGEKVAALSLEAGLAAGGTEHLKVPLSTTPGDHTLRVVADENGVIEESDTNNNAAEGRYAFP; this is encoded by the coding sequence ATGTATTACGCACGGCATCACCAGATCGTACTCTGTATCCTTCTCTCGCTCATTCTGATCGGACCTTCGTCGGCCCTCTACGATTTTGAGGGGGTTCCCTTCGACGTAACGGCGCAGGGGGAGGTGCAGGGGGATGTCCGCACCTTCGGGACCTACGGCCTTGCCATCCCGCCGGTCGAATGCTCCTTCTCCCTCAACCATACCCCGCGATATGCCCGCGCCTACTGCGGGGTCTGGGGCGGCAATGAGCGGTACACCGGGTGGGTGGAGATGACGGTGAACGACCACCCGCCGGTCCGCGTCTCCCTCGGGGGTGTCGACGACGCCGGCGACGCCGCCCTCATCTCGGGCCACGGGGTCGCCTGGGAGGGGTGGGATCTCACCGGTCTGCTCAGGCCCGGCGAGAACACCGTGACCGTCACGACCAGTCGGGGCGAGACCGGGAACCGGCTGGACGGCCGCGTCTATGCCCTGCAGGTCGTCGCCGTCGAGGAAGATCCCGCCCGGCCCCTCACCCGCTACTGGATCGCGGAGGGCAACGAGAACCTCCATGGGGAGGGATGGGCCGGCGACCTCCAGACCAGAAAAGACGAGACCTCTATCTCGTTCGGCGGGGTGAAGGAGCAGGTCGCCGGGGCGCGCCTCACCCTCCTCCTCCTTGCCACCCAGAAGGGGCAGCCCGACTACGCCACCTTCAACGGCCATGACCTGGGGAGCGTGGCCGGGGGCGAGTACCTCCCTGGCGCTCGCGACATCGGTGACGAGCGTTCCTTCAATGCAGACGGCGGCGAGGGGACGCGCTCCAGGTACGTCGACGCCGAGACCTTCGACGTGACCGACCTGGCGGGCGAGACCAACACCCTCACCATTGCGCGGGGCAGAGACCTCGACGGCGACGGTTCGATCTCGTCCACCGGGGCGACGCCCGAGGGCGAGGACTATCTCCACCCGGTCCTGGCCGTCCTCGCGGTACAGCCGGCCGCCACCTCCCCGGCCCCTGACCTCTCTCTCGGCGACCTCGCGGTCTCGGGGGCGTACACCGGGAGGACCGCCGACCTCCAGGCCGTCCTCAGGAATGCCGGGTCGCTGCCCGGGGCCCCGGTGACGGTGCGGTGGACAGTGGACGGTGCGGTGATCGCGGAAGAGACAGTCGTCCCGGCGGCACGCGGCGTCCAGACGGTGCACGCCACCTGGGACGCCGTCGAGGGCCGGCACGAGATCGCTGCCGTCGTTTCGGCGGCGGGCGACCGCGGCACCGGCGACAACGGTGTCGCCCGGAGCGTGACGGTTGGGGCGCTCCCCGACCTGGCGGTCGATATCGACGAACCGTACCGGGCGGACGGCGCTGGCCCGGCCCCGACCTCCTCTCCTCTCCCCTTCCCACTCGCGGCCTGGGCGCTCGGGGTCGCCGCGCTTGCGGCGGGCAGGAAGTCGAGAGGGACATGTCTCCTCGTGCTCCTCCTCGTCGCCGCGGTGACGGTGGTGCCTGCCGGCGCCGCCGGAGCGTATGAGCAGTATGAAGTGCCGGTCGAGGTGAAGAATCTCGGCGGGAGCGACGCCGCGCCCTTCCAGGTCACGGTCTACCTGGACGGCGAGAAGGTCGCCGCGCTCTCTCTGGAGGCCGGGCTTGCGGCCGGCGGCACCGAACACCTGAAGGTCCCGCTCTCCACCACGCCCGGCGACCATACCCTCAGGGTCGTCGCCGACGAGAACGGGGTGATCGAGGAGAGCGACACGAACAACAACGCGGCGGAGGGCCGGTATGCGTTCCCATAA
- a CDS encoding DUF3344 domain-containing protein: MRSHNLALVLFLLSVVVVPASATYAADHPLTPVYAETVHGGYLYTLGNSTYSGTLEPGATYTVAYEGLLPEGAEVGFARLYLYWAWSKDGQAAVYPAVDVAADGTSLERVARYTDSKGFVSKNDFFSGVDVYALPDLAPGRPLTVTGTNSAEGNATFVVQGAAVLLVYEDPAAPEKMLWVQEGADLLYSNYGITPEMATAQTTFDGEIDMGRVKSATLFLAAPSAGYTTADLPEKNRIAMNRGGESGLPSFIQSIIDLVFPSANGKTWIDAFDADEERQVGTDRRDVTPWLRSSGNTVEVQDRGDYLQFTNAVLEVEMR; the protein is encoded by the coding sequence ATGCGTTCCCATAACCTGGCGCTGGTCCTCTTCCTGCTCTCCGTGGTCGTCGTCCCGGCCTCGGCCACCTATGCCGCCGACCACCCCCTGACCCCGGTGTATGCCGAGACCGTCCACGGCGGGTACCTCTACACCCTGGGCAACAGCACCTATTCGGGCACCCTCGAACCCGGCGCCACCTATACGGTCGCGTACGAGGGCCTGCTCCCCGAGGGTGCGGAGGTTGGGTTTGCCCGCCTGTACCTGTACTGGGCATGGAGTAAAGACGGGCAGGCCGCGGTCTATCCGGCGGTGGACGTCGCGGCCGACGGCACCTCCCTCGAGCGGGTCGCCCGTTACACCGACTCCAAGGGTTTTGTCTCAAAGAACGACTTTTTCTCAGGCGTCGACGTCTACGCCCTCCCCGACCTCGCCCCTGGCCGCCCGCTCACGGTGACCGGGACGAACTCTGCCGAAGGAAACGCCACCTTTGTCGTGCAGGGTGCGGCGGTGCTGCTGGTCTACGAAGATCCCGCCGCCCCCGAGAAGATGCTCTGGGTGCAGGAGGGCGCCGACCTCCTGTACAGCAACTACGGCATCACCCCCGAGATGGCCACGGCGCAGACGACCTTCGACGGCGAGATCGATATGGGCAGGGTGAAGTCGGCCACCCTCTTCCTGGCGGCCCCCTCCGCGGGGTACACCACCGCCGACCTCCCCGAGAAGAACCGCATCGCCATGAACCGCGGCGGCGAGAGCGGTCTGCCGTCCTTTATCCAGTCCATCATCGACCTCGTCTTCCCCTCGGCCAACGGCAAGACCTGGATCGACGCCTTCGATGCCGACGAAGAACGGCAGGTGGGCACCGACCGGCGGGACGTCACCCCCTGGCTCCGTTCGTCAGGGAACACCGTCGAGGTGCAGGACCGTGGAGACTACCTCCAGTTCACCAACGCCGTCCTGGAGGTGGAGATGCGATGA
- a CDS encoding ABC transporter ATP-binding protein: protein MTAAIEVTGLGKRYSPAVEALRDVDLRVESGEFVALLGKSGSGKSTLLNILGGLDHPDRGNVRVAGVGVDYTDRTALVALRRQTVGFVFQDFSLIPTMTALENVAYPLLFNYQDRKTREARAAALLERVGLAHRRGHYPHQMSGGEQQRVAVARALVGRPAIILADEPTGNLDTATSAEIIALLREINREDGTTLLVVTHDPDVGAEADRVVVMQDGQVVA from the coding sequence ATGACCGCGGCGATCGAGGTGACAGGCCTGGGCAAACGCTACTCCCCTGCCGTCGAGGCCCTGCGGGACGTGGACCTCCGGGTCGAGAGCGGTGAGTTCGTCGCACTTCTCGGGAAGAGCGGGAGCGGCAAGAGCACCCTCTTGAACATCCTCGGCGGCCTGGACCATCCCGATAGGGGGAACGTCAGGGTCGCCGGAGTAGGGGTCGACTATACCGACCGCACCGCCCTGGTCGCCCTCCGCCGGCAGACCGTCGGTTTTGTCTTCCAGGACTTCTCGCTCATCCCGACGATGACGGCCCTGGAAAATGTGGCCTACCCGCTTCTCTTCAACTATCAGGATCGAAAGACGCGGGAGGCGCGGGCCGCCGCCCTCCTCGAGCGCGTCGGCCTGGCGCACCGGCGCGGCCACTACCCGCACCAGATGAGCGGCGGCGAGCAGCAGCGGGTGGCGGTGGCGCGGGCACTGGTCGGCCGCCCCGCCATCATCCTCGCCGACGAACCGACCGGAAACCTCGACACCGCCACCAGTGCGGAGATCATCGCCCTCCTCAGAGAGATCAACCGGGAGGACGGGACCACGCTCCTCGTCGTCACCCATGACCCGGACGTCGGGGCCGAGGCCGACCGCGTCGTCGTGATGCAGGACGGGCAGGTGGTCGCATGA
- a CDS encoding ABC transporter permease: protein MKVLDFFLLAARQVSRKRMRACLTIIGIAVGIAAVIGTVSLGEGIRAQAVSAIEAQSDLTLLEVTAGQQGGVVQFVTPSRAQAVAGIPGVVATAPILRDAFASERQTYLAVMGVDAAPFDAVVSPSYAQGRAPQPGTNEVVLGADLAESLRRYEGVRVGDPMTVLVREYADTGSPEDRRVTLLPVGVLAERGDALDTTLVCDLSYLEGVRDRSGTYDGVLVRTATSADVFPVVAEVKALGLGVEGSFEEIDAVNRLMDLVILVLAFFAAVSLVVGALMIMTTMVTSVYERRHEIGIAMAVGASPREVLALVLMECATIGLVGGIVGDVLGLAFAGVIETVGKPLLVAALGEGFAGLAGSQITLVTPPLLLLGVGAAVALSVLSGLYPGLLAARQDPVEAIRSRR from the coding sequence ATGAAAGTCCTCGACTTTTTCCTCCTTGCCGCCAGGCAGGTCTCGCGCAAACGGATGCGGGCGTGCCTGACCATCATCGGGATCGCCGTCGGGATCGCTGCGGTCATCGGCACGGTCTCGCTCGGCGAGGGGATCAGGGCCCAGGCGGTCAGTGCGATCGAGGCGCAGTCAGACCTCACCCTCCTTGAGGTGACGGCCGGCCAGCAGGGAGGGGTCGTCCAGTTCGTGACGCCCTCCAGGGCACAGGCCGTCGCCGGCATCCCCGGTGTCGTCGCCACCGCCCCGATACTGAGGGACGCCTTCGCCTCTGAACGGCAGACCTATCTCGCGGTCATGGGGGTCGACGCCGCACCCTTCGACGCGGTGGTCTCCCCCTCCTATGCCCAGGGCCGGGCCCCGCAGCCCGGCACCAACGAGGTCGTGCTCGGCGCCGACCTCGCCGAGAGCCTGCGCCGGTACGAGGGCGTGCGGGTCGGCGATCCCATGACCGTGCTGGTGCGCGAGTACGCCGATACCGGGTCGCCCGAGGACCGGCGGGTCACGCTTCTCCCGGTCGGCGTCCTCGCTGAAAGAGGCGACGCCCTGGACACCACCCTCGTCTGCGACCTCTCGTATCTGGAAGGAGTGCGGGACCGGTCAGGCACCTACGACGGCGTCCTGGTCAGGACCGCCACCAGCGCCGATGTCTTCCCGGTGGTGGCGGAGGTGAAGGCGCTGGGCCTCGGGGTCGAGGGGTCCTTTGAGGAGATCGATGCGGTGAACCGTCTGATGGACCTGGTGATCCTCGTCCTCGCGTTCTTTGCCGCCGTCTCCCTGGTGGTCGGGGCGCTGATGATCATGACCACGATGGTCACCTCGGTCTATGAACGCCGGCACGAGATCGGGATCGCCATGGCGGTCGGGGCCTCGCCGCGCGAGGTGCTGGCCCTGGTCCTCATGGAATGTGCAACAATCGGACTGGTCGGCGGGATCGTCGGCGACGTGCTCGGTCTAGCGTTCGCCGGGGTGATCGAGACGGTCGGCAAACCCCTGCTCGTCGCCGCCCTCGGCGAGGGCTTTGCCGGGCTTGCGGGCTCACAGATCACCCTGGTCACGCCGCCGCTCCTCCTCCTTGGGGTCGGGGCGGCGGTGGCGCTCTCGGTGCTCTCGGGACTGTACCCCGGCCTGCTTGCGGCCAGACAGGACCCGGTCGAGGCGATCAGGTCGAGGAGGTAG
- a CDS encoding DUF3344 domain-containing protein — protein sequence MRKEERFGVLLCLLALLLLPAAASADSYVGGIPLSTEEQGTVSGGVYIDAYPGFATSAEKTFTLPAGAEVKWARLYVAVYCGNQQENYAGKVTVSADGGGGVETYADDLNVEYSFPGEGGTGPVQVNDHCTRVTSDYLAWYDVASCIRGDDLKVKVSTEKTDAKFDGRIKCVALVAAYDDGDGDTVHYWINQGHDTDSYMADENGKPYVGETEFGTGALEAEGDEAALSVLYLASENGIYRFGGETLDGESRPRDYFGSERWDVVDLLQPGRDAALTYDRKDSETFYKIFLSALTVRYAERDAGSIAVNSVPAGAVVYIDDEEQEEETNTTVSGLEIGTHTVRVKMEGYPAPEEREVEVEKGTTATVTFVLERPSGSISVSSEPTGAAVYLDGKETGATTDTLLENVPVGEHTLILRLDGYDDHTEEVEVAEGETAEVAAILTASSSGGGGGSDGGDDEADEEGTGYAGGAFKVIARGAVAGNLTLTTAGMYTGLLAPGDSTTFTVPLDPPADARLTWGRLYLFTTWGHDEEQRAGQQAEAAVTVGGTLVPIDRRYSDRKGEGAYDYPVETLAYNVTPHLGSGDHDLAVAVTNTGKEGATFALYGCALLTLSEEPGAPVREYWVAEGADALRADEGAGITSEEASTTVRFTGIPSPETVSAARMTVASTAATGVEGEEHVVVFNGAEWENPLQGGSSAVSTATFDVRPYLEEGESSVAIRSVDTGKKGDYMENRVVALVLTRGASSSAATPAPGATSSSSVGTAPDQGGLQTSADAGGDAAGAEGENPIFSWFASLWSAFLGLFGIQTDDPAHAPEVRAAEDEEAPVPAAGVTEPAPSEAVLALTSTPSYALISLDGAYLGRTTPYTLGPLTPGRHTLRLEHEGCPAFESVFDLAGEQTLAVDLEAGTPVLTGGLAETERDGTGCILVESKPDGVEIVFDGRTLPVKTPYLICGVKPGLHTVKVKGKRGQFGVDKMKCSVEPGVVTALLFTTEKPVLHTLNVRSEHFDGAEVSVDGRRCNAKIPGRVEVPGSSPYLSLRSDQGSFTFQAPGCLDDGADFWIEPPEQPGAGVMVESDPAGADILVDGFVTGYATPYLVANLSSGSHLIGVSRSGYLPQEKRIPLIDRRNTPADAAVSFHLEEYPCGALEVATPEDGARIYLHGKDTGEKTPYTFEHLKIGTYEVKVKDGDTTQEQEVTVLPGRTVLCSFVDGAGEVPPA from the coding sequence ATGAGAAAAGAAGAACGATTCGGAGTGCTGCTCTGCCTCCTTGCCCTCCTCCTGCTCCCGGCGGCGGCGTCGGCCGACTCCTATGTCGGCGGGATCCCACTCTCGACCGAGGAGCAAGGGACGGTCTCCGGCGGGGTGTATATCGACGCCTATCCCGGATTTGCAACCTCGGCCGAGAAGACCTTCACCCTCCCCGCCGGGGCCGAGGTGAAGTGGGCCCGGCTCTATGTCGCGGTCTACTGCGGCAACCAGCAGGAGAACTATGCCGGCAAGGTGACCGTCTCCGCGGACGGGGGCGGCGGGGTCGAGACTTATGCCGATGACCTGAATGTCGAGTACTCCTTCCCCGGCGAGGGGGGTACCGGCCCGGTCCAGGTCAACGACCACTGCACCAGGGTGACGAGCGACTACCTGGCATGGTACGACGTAGCGTCCTGCATCCGGGGCGACGACCTGAAGGTGAAAGTCTCGACCGAGAAGACCGACGCGAAGTTCGACGGTCGGATCAAGTGCGTCGCCCTTGTCGCCGCCTATGACGACGGCGACGGCGACACGGTGCACTACTGGATCAACCAGGGGCATGACACCGACTCGTACATGGCCGACGAGAACGGGAAACCGTATGTCGGGGAGACCGAGTTCGGGACCGGGGCGCTGGAGGCCGAAGGGGACGAGGCCGCGCTCTCGGTGCTGTACCTCGCCTCTGAGAACGGGATCTATCGGTTCGGCGGGGAGACGCTGGACGGCGAATCTCGTCCGCGTGATTATTTCGGGTCAGAGCGCTGGGACGTCGTCGACCTCCTCCAACCGGGCAGAGACGCCGCCCTCACCTATGACCGGAAGGACTCGGAGACCTTCTACAAGATCTTCCTCTCGGCCCTGACGGTGCGGTACGCCGAGCGCGATGCCGGGTCCATCGCGGTGAACTCGGTACCCGCCGGCGCAGTCGTCTATATCGACGACGAGGAGCAGGAGGAGGAGACCAACACCACGGTCTCCGGCCTGGAGATCGGCACCCATACTGTCCGGGTGAAGATGGAAGGCTACCCGGCCCCTGAGGAGCGGGAGGTCGAGGTCGAGAAGGGCACGACAGCGACGGTGACGTTCGTTCTGGAGCGGCCGTCGGGTTCGATCAGCGTTTCATCCGAACCCACCGGTGCGGCGGTCTATCTCGACGGCAAGGAGACCGGGGCCACGACTGACACTCTCCTCGAGAACGTACCGGTCGGAGAGCACACCCTCATCCTCAGGCTTGACGGCTATGACGACCACACCGAAGAGGTGGAGGTCGCCGAGGGCGAGACGGCCGAGGTCGCGGCCATTCTTACTGCATCCTCATCAGGCGGCGGCGGAGGCTCTGACGGCGGCGACGACGAGGCAGATGAGGAAGGCACCGGGTACGCCGGCGGCGCGTTCAAAGTGATCGCCCGCGGTGCGGTCGCCGGCAATCTCACTCTGACCACCGCCGGGATGTACACCGGTCTGCTCGCTCCCGGCGACAGCACGACCTTCACCGTCCCCCTCGACCCGCCGGCGGACGCCCGTCTCACCTGGGGCCGCCTGTACCTCTTCACCACCTGGGGACACGACGAGGAGCAGCGCGCCGGCCAGCAGGCAGAGGCCGCGGTGACCGTGGGCGGGACATTGGTCCCGATAGACCGGCGGTACAGCGACCGGAAGGGCGAAGGGGCCTATGACTATCCGGTCGAGACCCTGGCGTACAATGTCACGCCCCATCTTGGCTCCGGCGACCACGACCTCGCGGTCGCGGTCACCAACACCGGCAAGGAGGGGGCGACCTTTGCCCTGTACGGGTGTGCCCTCCTGACCCTCTCCGAAGAACCCGGGGCGCCGGTGCGGGAGTACTGGGTGGCGGAAGGGGCGGACGCCCTTCGCGCCGACGAAGGTGCCGGGATCACGTCTGAGGAGGCCTCCACCACGGTCAGGTTCACCGGCATCCCCTCGCCAGAGACGGTCTCCGCCGCCAGAATGACGGTGGCGAGTACGGCGGCGACCGGGGTCGAGGGGGAGGAACATGTGGTCGTCTTCAATGGGGCCGAATGGGAGAACCCTCTCCAGGGCGGTTCGTCGGCGGTCAGCACCGCCACCTTTGACGTCAGGCCCTATCTCGAAGAGGGCGAATCGTCGGTTGCGATCCGGAGCGTCGACACCGGGAAGAAGGGGGACTATATGGAGAACCGCGTCGTGGCCCTGGTCCTGACGCGGGGCGCCTCCTCGTCGGCGGCGACACCGGCGCCCGGAGCGACGTCGTCATCGTCGGTCGGGACCGCCCCCGATCAGGGTGGCCTGCAGACCTCCGCGGACGCCGGCGGTGATGCGGCCGGAGCAGAGGGAGAAAATCCGATCTTCTCCTGGTTCGCCTCGTTGTGGTCGGCGTTCCTGGGCCTGTTCGGGATCCAGACCGACGACCCGGCCCATGCCCCTGAGGTCAGGGCCGCGGAGGACGAAGAGGCGCCGGTTCCGGCCGCGGGGGTGACCGAGCCGGCCCCGTCGGAGGCCGTGCTTGCCCTCACCTCCACGCCCTCGTACGCCCTCATCTCGCTGGACGGTGCGTACCTCGGCAGGACCACCCCGTACACCCTTGGCCCCCTCACGCCGGGCCGCCACACGCTCAGGCTCGAACACGAGGGATGCCCGGCCTTCGAGTCGGTCTTCGACCTCGCCGGCGAGCAGACGCTTGCCGTCGATCTCGAGGCCGGGACGCCGGTCCTCACCGGGGGACTGGCCGAGACCGAGCGTGACGGCACCGGGTGCATCCTGGTGGAGTCGAAGCCTGACGGCGTGGAGATCGTCTTTGACGGCCGGACTTTGCCGGTGAAGACGCCCTACCTGATCTGCGGGGTGAAGCCCGGCCTCCACACCGTGAAGGTGAAGGGGAAGCGCGGCCAGTTCGGGGTCGACAAAATGAAGTGTTCAGTTGAACCCGGGGTGGTGACCGCCCTCCTCTTCACCACCGAGAAACCGGTCCTCCACACCCTGAACGTCAGGTCGGAACACTTTGACGGGGCCGAGGTCTCGGTCGACGGCCGGCGGTGCAACGCAAAAATCCCGGGGAGGGTGGAGGTTCCGGGGTCCAGTCCCTATCTCTCTCTCCGCAGCGACCAGGGCTCCTTCACCTTCCAGGCCCCCGGATGTCTTGACGACGGCGCCGACTTCTGGATCGAACCCCCGGAACAACCGGGTGCCGGGGTGATGGTGGAGTCTGACCCCGCCGGGGCCGACATCCTGGTGGACGGGTTTGTGACCGGTTATGCAACACCCTATCTTGTCGCCAACCTCTCGAGCGGTTCGCACCTGATCGGGGTCTCACGGTCGGGTTACCTCCCCCAGGAAAAGAGGATCCCGCTCATCGACCGGCGGAACACCCCCGCGGATGCTGCGGTCTCGTTCCACCTTGAAGAGTATCCCTGCGGCGCACTTGAGGTCGCCACACCGGAGGACGGAGCGCGGATCTATCTGCATGGGAAGGACACCGGTGAGAAGACCCCGTACACCTTCGAACACCTGAAGATCGGCACCTATGAGGTGAAGGTGAAGGACGGAGACACCACCCAGGAGCAGGAGGTGACGGTCCTGCCGGGCAGGACCGTACTCTGCTCGTTCGTGGACGGAGCGGGAGAGGTGCCCCCGGCTTAA